GTCGCGGGCTACGTGCTCGGCGGCGGGCTGTCGTTCTACGGCCGGACGCACGGACTCACCGCGCACGGGGTCCGATCCTTCGAGGTCGTCACGGCGGCGGGCGAGCTGGTCCATGCCGCGCCCGACTCGCACGACGAGCTGTTCTGGGCGCTGCGCGGCGGGGGCGGCAGCTTCGGCGTCGTGGTCGGCATCGAACTGGAGCTGATCCCGGTCGCGGATGTGTACGCCGGGTTCCTGTTGTGGGATCTCTCCTCGGCGCCGTCGGTGCTGAGCGCGTGGCGGACCTGGACCGACGGTCTCGATCGGGCGGTCACCTCGAGCCTGCGGATGCTGCGCTTCCCGCCGATTCCCGAGCTGCCGCCGTTCCTCAGCGGTCGCTCGCTGATCATCATCGACGGCGCCGTGCTCGCCGACGACGCACGGGCCGAGGAGCTGCTGCAGCCGCTGCGCGACCTCCGGCCCGAGATGGACACCTTCGCGCGGATGCCGTCGATCGGTCTGCTCGAGGTGCACATGGATCCACCCGAACCCGCCGCCGGTGTGAGCGAGCACGTCATGTTCGACGCCCTCGACGACGAGGCGCTGGCCGCCCTGCTCGCCGTCGCGGGGCCGGATGCCGTCGATGCGCCCATGATCATCGAGCTGCGCCATCTCGGCGGGATGCTGGCCGAGCCACAGGATGCCGCCCTGTCGCACCTGGACGGCGAGTACGCCATGATGGCGGTCGACATCGTGCCGGTGCCGGCGCTCGCGGCGGTGTCATCCGCACGGGTCGCAGTGATCGCCGCCGCGATGTGGACCTTCGCCGGAGGCTCGCCGTACCTCAA
Above is a genomic segment from Microbacterium sp. W4I4 containing:
- a CDS encoding FAD-binding oxidoreductase; protein product: MSSTTLSEFAPERPGNAASSALRDIPGVLVPGDAGYDEARLAWNLAADQHPAGVAEPDSIDEVQRIVRAAAAAGVPVAPQSSGHNAMPLTQAGLEDALLLRLHRLTGVEVDAEQRAARVAGGTLWRDVVVAAAPHGLTALHGSAGDVAVAGYVLGGGLSFYGRTHGLTAHGVRSFEVVTAAGELVHAAPDSHDELFWALRGGGGSFGVVVGIELELIPVADVYAGFLLWDLSSAPSVLSAWRTWTDGLDRAVTSSLRMLRFPPIPELPPFLSGRSLIIIDGAVLADDARAEELLQPLRDLRPEMDTFARMPSIGLLEVHMDPPEPAAGVSEHVMFDALDDEALAALLAVAGPDAVDAPMIIELRHLGGMLAEPQDAALSHLDGEYAMMAVDIVPVPALAAVSSARVAVIAAAMWTFAGGSPYLNFVENAAGAAGAFDDATAERLRRVRATYDPRLRMRASHPLPVA